The following are from one region of the Sandaracinus amylolyticus genome:
- a CDS encoding PhoH family protein — protein MRASARELRDLAGPFWIGDDVLASASRMAQTTPRESANEDNIHAEVEVDEPDLLVRLTGPGANHLDILESEFEITAGVRGNTIHLRGTREAVENAERALMEILSMLEKNKGFSEREVERSIRTLKANPEVRLGDFMNDVVLATPRRTITAKGPTQHGYVQQMRENDIVFGIGPAGTGKTYLAMAMAVRALLEKRVKRIVLTRPAVEAGEKLGFLPGDLAEKVNPYLRPLYDALHDMMDMERAQMLVQRGVIEVAPLAFMRGRTLNDAFVILDEAQNSTSDQMRMFLTRLGFGSKAVVTGDVTQVDLPSGARSGLADATRVLDRVPGIAFTYFSDADVVRHPLVARIVRAYEARDAARERAKAEREALAEMEAEGMSDAGSREGTVGPADDQR, from the coding sequence ATGCGCGCGAGCGCGCGCGAGCTGCGCGATCTGGCAGGCCCGTTCTGGATCGGCGACGACGTGCTAGCTTCAGCCTCACGAATGGCCCAGACGACTCCGAGGGAGAGCGCGAACGAGGACAACATCCACGCCGAGGTCGAGGTCGACGAGCCCGATCTGTTGGTGCGGTTGACCGGTCCCGGCGCGAACCACCTCGACATCCTCGAGAGCGAGTTCGAGATCACGGCAGGGGTGCGCGGCAACACGATCCACCTCCGCGGCACGCGCGAGGCGGTCGAGAACGCCGAGCGCGCGCTGATGGAGATCCTCTCGATGCTCGAGAAGAACAAGGGCTTCTCGGAGCGCGAGGTCGAGCGATCGATCCGCACGCTCAAGGCGAACCCCGAGGTGCGTCTCGGCGACTTCATGAACGACGTCGTCCTCGCGACCCCGCGCCGCACGATCACGGCGAAGGGCCCGACGCAGCACGGCTACGTGCAGCAGATGCGCGAGAACGACATCGTCTTCGGCATCGGTCCCGCGGGCACGGGCAAGACGTACCTCGCGATGGCGATGGCGGTGCGTGCGCTGCTCGAGAAGCGCGTGAAGCGCATCGTGCTCACGCGCCCCGCGGTCGAGGCCGGCGAGAAGCTCGGCTTCCTCCCCGGCGATCTCGCGGAGAAGGTCAATCCGTACCTCCGCCCGCTCTACGACGCGCTCCACGACATGATGGACATGGAGCGCGCACAGATGCTCGTGCAGCGCGGCGTCATCGAGGTCGCGCCGCTCGCGTTCATGCGCGGTCGCACGCTGAACGACGCGTTCGTCATCCTCGACGAGGCGCAGAACTCGACCAGCGATCAGATGCGCATGTTCCTCACGCGCCTCGGCTTCGGCTCGAAGGCGGTGGTCACCGGCGACGTGACGCAGGTCGATCTGCCGAGCGGTGCGCGCAGCGGTCTCGCCGACGCGACGCGCGTCCTCGACCGCGTGCCTGGCATCGCGTTCACGTACTTCAGCGACGCCGATGTCGTGCGTCATCCGCTCGTCGCGCGGATCGTGCGCGCGTACGAGGCGCGTGATGCCGCGCGCGAGCGCGCGAAGGCGGAGCGCGAGGCCCTCGCCGAGATGGAAGCCGAGGGCATGTCCGACGCCGGCAGTCGCGAGGGTACTGTCGGTCCGGCCGACGATCAGCGATGA
- a CDS encoding HD domain-containing phosphohydrolase: MQDRDRTNDTEMTDLAPVILMRAVEVEPRLGEGLRVELHGVAVEVQRGEGLVIGVSASTLRRAPLDPYLPRIAAGHAGVLLVGQLPDGMLDALPKNAVIAHVPDLASPDALFVALHGALERVELRVAAERRGRWLTRYRYELGELIEISRAISQERDLDRLLTLILEKSRFITGADAGSIYVLESVTPGSREKRLRFKLSQNESVTFESREFTIPLTTRSVAGAAAVNRKPINIPDVYAIGSDEPFGFDPSFDRKVGYRTRSMIAMPMISAEDDVIGVIQLINKKRDPQNRLSVDTVDREVVPFDQRSEDLLATLASQAGIALENALLYDEIRRIFDGFVRASVQAIEQRDPTTSGHSLRVSVLSCGLAEAVDRITSGPYKDMRFTRRDLKELEYASLLHDFGKIGVREEVLVKAKKLYPHQLDQVRLRFDYVRKSLEAEGWKRKLDAQLAGAGASDLKRIDEELAARAEELEIAWRTVQEANEPTVLKEGDFTRIAELGQRTYVDACGHAHPLLTSDEVVSLQVTKGSLHDREIEEIRSHVVHTFDFLSSIPWGKSFTRIPEIAGAHHEKLNGRGYPKGLGSDQIPVPSKIMTIADIFDALTARDRPYKKAMPVDRALSILGFEVKDGHVDGELVRIFAEAEVFKKVEGDLSY, encoded by the coding sequence ATGCAGGATCGCGATCGCACCAACGACACGGAGATGACCGACCTCGCGCCGGTCATCCTGATGCGGGCGGTCGAGGTCGAGCCGAGGCTCGGCGAGGGTCTGCGGGTCGAGCTGCACGGGGTCGCGGTCGAGGTGCAGCGCGGCGAGGGCCTGGTGATCGGCGTGTCGGCGTCGACGCTGCGCCGCGCGCCGCTCGATCCCTATCTGCCGCGGATCGCGGCGGGCCACGCGGGCGTGCTGCTGGTCGGTCAGCTCCCCGACGGGATGCTCGATGCGCTGCCGAAGAACGCGGTGATCGCGCACGTGCCCGATCTCGCGTCGCCCGACGCGCTCTTCGTCGCGCTGCACGGCGCGCTCGAGCGCGTCGAGCTGCGCGTCGCGGCGGAGCGTCGTGGTCGCTGGCTCACGCGCTATCGCTACGAGCTCGGCGAGCTCATCGAGATCTCGCGCGCGATCAGCCAGGAGCGCGATCTCGATCGGCTGCTCACGCTGATCCTCGAGAAGAGCCGGTTCATCACCGGCGCGGACGCGGGCAGCATCTACGTGCTCGAGTCGGTCACGCCGGGCAGCCGCGAGAAGCGCCTTCGCTTCAAGCTCTCGCAGAACGAGTCGGTCACGTTCGAGAGCCGCGAGTTCACGATCCCGCTCACCACGCGCAGCGTCGCGGGCGCGGCGGCGGTGAACCGCAAGCCGATCAACATCCCCGACGTCTACGCGATCGGGAGCGACGAGCCCTTCGGGTTCGATCCCAGCTTCGATCGCAAGGTCGGCTATCGCACGCGCTCGATGATCGCGATGCCGATGATCAGCGCGGAGGACGACGTCATCGGCGTCATCCAGCTGATCAACAAGAAGCGCGATCCCCAGAACCGGCTGAGCGTCGACACGGTCGATCGCGAGGTCGTTCCCTTCGATCAGCGCAGCGAGGATCTGCTCGCGACGCTCGCCTCGCAGGCCGGCATCGCGCTCGAGAACGCGCTCCTCTACGACGAGATCCGGCGCATCTTCGACGGCTTCGTGCGCGCGAGCGTCCAGGCGATCGAGCAGCGCGATCCCACGACGAGCGGTCACTCGCTGCGCGTGTCGGTGCTCTCGTGCGGGCTCGCGGAGGCGGTCGATCGGATCACCAGCGGGCCCTACAAGGACATGCGCTTCACGCGGCGCGACCTGAAGGAGCTCGAGTACGCGTCGCTGCTGCACGACTTCGGGAAGATCGGTGTCCGCGAAGAAGTGCTGGTGAAGGCGAAGAAGCTCTATCCGCACCAGCTCGATCAGGTGCGACTGCGCTTCGACTACGTGCGCAAGTCGCTCGAGGCGGAGGGCTGGAAGCGCAAGCTCGACGCGCAGCTCGCGGGCGCGGGCGCGAGCGATCTGAAGCGCATCGACGAAGAGCTCGCGGCGCGCGCCGAGGAGCTCGAGATCGCGTGGCGCACGGTGCAGGAGGCGAACGAGCCCACCGTGCTGAAGGAAGGCGACTTCACGCGCATCGCGGAGCTCGGCCAGCGCACCTACGTCGACGCGTGCGGGCACGCGCACCCGCTGCTCACGAGCGATGAAGTCGTCTCGCTCCAGGTGACGAAGGGCTCGCTCCACGATCGCGAGATCGAGGAGATCCGCTCGCACGTGGTGCACACGTTCGACTTCCTCTCGAGCATCCCCTGGGGCAAGAGCTTCACGCGCATCCCGGAGATCGCGGGCGCGCACCACGAGAAGCTGAACGGGCGCGGCTACCCGAAGGGCCTCGGGAGCGATCAGATCCCGGTGCCGTCGAAGATCATGACGATCGCCGACATCTTCGACGCGCTCACGGCGCGCGACCGACCGTACAAGAAGGCGATGCCGGTCGATCGCGCGCTGAGCATCCTCGGCTTCGAGGTGAAGGACGGCCACGTCGACGGAGAGCTCGTGCGCATCTTCGCGGAGGCCGAGGTCTTCAAGAAGGTCGAGGGGGATCTCAGTTACTGA
- a CDS encoding SDR family oxidoreductase, with product MNTVLITGSSSGYGLETARHFHARGWNVVATMRTPREDVLPRSERIRVLALDVTKPESIAAALDAAGPIDVLVNNAGIGALGAFEGTPMSLVRELFETNTFGVMAMTQAALPRFRARRSGVIVNVTSSVTLAPMPLVAAYTASKTAIEGFTASLAFELEPFDVRVRLVEPGYCPTTRFASHTPDIATLIPDAYASFAQRVLAGFGQQSVVTSEADVAEAVYRAASDPSAPLRNPAGPDAVALARASAQ from the coding sequence ATGAACACCGTGCTCATCACTGGTTCCTCTTCCGGCTACGGCCTCGAGACCGCGCGCCACTTCCACGCACGCGGCTGGAACGTCGTCGCCACCATGCGCACGCCGCGCGAGGACGTGCTGCCGCGCTCGGAGCGCATCCGCGTGCTCGCGCTCGACGTGACGAAGCCCGAGAGCATCGCCGCGGCGCTCGATGCCGCCGGGCCGATCGACGTGCTCGTCAACAACGCGGGCATCGGCGCGCTCGGCGCGTTCGAGGGCACGCCGATGTCGCTGGTGCGCGAGCTGTTCGAGACCAACACGTTCGGCGTGATGGCGATGACGCAAGCGGCGTTGCCGCGCTTCCGCGCGCGCCGCTCGGGGGTGATCGTCAACGTGACCTCGAGCGTGACGCTCGCGCCGATGCCGCTCGTCGCCGCCTACACCGCGAGCAAGACCGCCATCGAGGGGTTCACCGCGTCGCTCGCGTTCGAGCTCGAGCCGTTCGACGTGCGCGTCCGTCTGGTCGAGCCCGGCTACTGCCCCACCACGCGCTTCGCGAGCCACACGCCCGACATCGCCACGCTGATCCCCGATGCGTACGCGTCGTTCGCGCAGCGCGTGCTCGCGGGGTTCGGGCAGCAGTCGGTCGTGACGAGCGAAGCGGACGTCGCGGAGGCGGTGTACCGCGCCGCGAGCGATCCGTCGGCGCCGCTGCGCAATCCCGCGGGGCCCGACGCAGTCGCGCTCGCTCGCGCAAGCGCTCAGTAA
- a CDS encoding AraC family transcriptional regulator codes for MTSSSNDTDPLATVISLLRPQAVLSKLISGAGRWSVRYAAHGDPAFCLVLEGSCLLDLEGVGVVELREGDFVLLPTTPTFTLASDLGVRPTPGVPADIRELRHGTASGPPTMRMLGGYFRFDRANAELLVPLLPPFVHIPRADPGAARLMRIAELIDEETGADRPGRDLMLERLVEVLLVEALRFRFASTAAEEHGLLAGLADSALARPLHRIHADVARRWTVAELARVAGMSRAVFAERFTRTVGMPPMQYVLEWRMAIAKEILRRERPPLAEVAERVGYQSASAFSTAFTRLAGCSPSEFARA; via the coding sequence ATGACCTCGAGCTCGAACGACACCGATCCGCTGGCGACCGTCATCTCGCTGCTGCGCCCCCAGGCCGTCCTCTCGAAGCTGATCAGCGGCGCGGGGCGGTGGAGCGTGCGCTACGCGGCCCACGGCGATCCCGCGTTCTGCCTCGTGCTCGAGGGATCGTGTCTGCTCGATCTGGAGGGCGTCGGCGTGGTCGAGCTCCGCGAGGGCGACTTCGTCCTCCTGCCCACGACGCCGACCTTCACGCTCGCGAGCGACCTCGGCGTCCGACCGACGCCCGGCGTGCCGGCCGACATCCGCGAGCTCCGACACGGCACCGCGTCGGGTCCGCCGACGATGCGGATGCTCGGCGGGTACTTCCGATTCGATCGCGCGAACGCCGAGCTCCTCGTCCCGCTCCTGCCGCCGTTCGTGCACATCCCGCGCGCCGACCCGGGCGCTGCGCGCCTCATGCGGATCGCCGAGCTGATCGACGAGGAGACCGGCGCCGATCGTCCGGGCCGCGATCTGATGCTCGAGCGGCTCGTCGAGGTGCTGCTCGTCGAGGCGCTCCGGTTCCGCTTCGCGTCGACGGCGGCGGAGGAGCACGGGCTGCTCGCGGGTCTCGCGGATTCCGCGCTCGCACGGCCGCTCCACCGCATCCACGCCGACGTCGCGCGCCGGTGGACCGTCGCCGAGCTCGCTCGCGTCGCGGGCATGTCGCGCGCGGTGTTCGCCGAGCGCTTCACGCGCACCGTCGGCATGCCGCCGATGCAGTACGTGCTCGAGTGGCGGATGGCGATCGCGAAAGAGATCCTGCGTCGCGAGCGTCCGCCGCTCGCCGAGGTGGCCGAGCGCGTCGGGTACCAGTCGGCGAGCGCGTTCAGCACCGCGTTCACGCGCCTCGCGGGCTGCAGCCCCAGCGAGTTCGCGCGGGCGTAG
- a CDS encoding phenylpyruvate tautomerase MIF-related protein — MPYLRIECNRALSDDRVAQLQKELTNLVHEIKGDPVAMISTVILQSVPVSFGGDPCEPSCIVTLTNAVMPPATTSALTRALTAALGASYGVPPNRMYIFFQQFSDPTLVGWNGVTFDQVIAPQKKEGAR, encoded by the coding sequence GTGCCTTATCTGCGAATCGAGTGCAATCGCGCGCTTTCGGACGATCGAGTGGCGCAGCTCCAGAAGGAGCTCACGAATCTGGTGCACGAGATCAAGGGCGATCCCGTCGCGATGATCTCCACCGTGATCCTGCAGAGCGTGCCGGTGAGCTTCGGCGGAGACCCGTGTGAGCCCAGCTGCATCGTGACGCTCACGAACGCAGTCATGCCCCCGGCCACGACATCGGCGCTGACTCGTGCGCTGACTGCCGCGCTCGGCGCGTCCTACGGTGTTCCTCCGAATCGCATGTACATCTTCTTCCAGCAATTCAGCGATCCCACGCTCGTCGGCTGGAACGGAGTGACCTTCGACCAGGTGATCGCGCCGCAGAAGAAGGAGGGCGCCCGATGA